catacaagaaaagcaTCATTTTCAGAGTAAAATCCTATCATGACACTACTTTTAGGTGGGTGAGCATGCATATTTAGGAcattaaaattgttattttgtatcgtggtcactttgctttaagtcAAATTTAGGGAACCcattgtccaaaaattatctttgttaagcgtgattagaacttgtattttgttgatttagcatgttgggtgatgaaagcaataaacaagtaaagcatcatcgcaatagaaaataaagtgcgaaattagtaaagattatacatcaccacctagaaaaggactaggtgtAAACCACATCACCTAGAAGGAGTAGGCGAATAATATTGCCTAAATACTAAATGCGGAATTgaatggtgcaatatttaaaggtgcggaattgaaacgAGCAATAAAATAAGCAATACAACATTGAACTTGTATGATAGAAATTGCatagcttgaatattgaaaatccGATTGAGGAACAATTACTCAAAAGTGATTTGGCTCCCCACGAATCTAATCATGTAAATAATCTTACTTTAAAATGAGTTGCACATTAAAAAGTATCATTGATTTTGTATACGAATATTGAAATAAAGCatggatattgaacttgaaaattgatTATTGAAgatagaactttaagttaggaAGATATGCTCTTAAAGATTAAGACTTTTATGTAAAATACTTCACCTTTACTAAGCTCCTatacttgaaattgattctagttcaaaggaAATGATTTTCACTTAAACATCCTTGAATATTATGCATAGAAATTGTGTATTTGAACATAGAAGATTGGATGTTCATATATTCTAGTTTGGAAAAGAGTTTGCACTTtttcaaacatccttgaacttgtaCAAAGTTAGAATTTTTGAAAGATTTGAATGATGATTATCATAAGGAACACTTTCAAACGTGAAAGCCTCATCTTATTAATCATGTATTATTGAAAACAAAGCTTaaaaattgaaacttgaaacttgtaaagggagtttggaagatcatttgaggggggTTTTAAGTAAGAAATCCCCTCAAATATTACTCCTTTTGAAACATTTCCTAGTTCAAGTGAGTATGAACATCACATAGGATTAGTAAACTTGAAATAAGAAAGGTAGAAAAATAGATTTTAAGAGTCCTTGGAATGTACCTAGATTTAGGTGTTGATTGATTTCCAAACTTGGACTCCGAAAATTGCTTAGGACATTAGaacattgaacttgtatttgaGGAGTAATTGTATGAGAGTATTTTGTAGAGATTTTAGGTGAATATTAAAAGATTTGAAGCTTGAAGATTGAaggatttggaaattgaatattgGAGAGTTTCGAATTAGGCAGAGCTTCGCTGCTCGAAATTGGGTCGTTCTGCCTCTGTTTGTTTGTGAAAAgggggggtatttataggaaaaccTACTGGGAATAGGGCATATCAGCGCTAGGCGCAGATGCATCTGGTACCCTTTTGCGCGTTTTGGCGGTTTGCAAAAGATGCTCTTTGTACCTTCCGTCCTTTTCCTTGGAGTTTAAGGAATGGATTTTTATGGGGGAGTGTTTGCTTAGGGAGGtgattttcttgattttaaACGCATCTCTTTGCGAATTTTACGCTGTTTGAACTCGGTTTTACGGGTCGGAGCCCGCGATGattggttttgtgggtcggtgcccgaatttggataacttttatttaaaagtggTAAAAATATGACATTGACAAGCTTCATTGGGTTAGGAGCTTGACCTTAATAAGCTCTATTGGGTTAGAAGCTTATTAGAAAAACTCTAATTGTTGTAGTTGACAACTTGTTTGTGATTCTTTTAACTCCCAAAGTATTATTGTTGTAGCTGAGAACTTGTTTGCGATTTTTTTAACTCCCAAACTATTAACTCAACAATTAACATAGAAATGACAAATTAGCTTAAACGATTTGACAATGCCAGCgcaaaaaatgaaaaagggttttacatgaataattaaaattcagtTACTTTTTCTTAACATGATCGTGAAGAGGTAAAGACATGCGGCCCAATCGAGTTAAGTTGGTATAATCTTGTGGACCGTGGGCCACAAGACCCGGCAATACGAGCCCAATAACTCGATATATTACTTCACACCAGCTTTCTTTGTAATCTGGGCCCCATCTCATATGTGGATATATGAATGCCCTTACTAGCTCCCAACTTGCATTCATGTGCTTTGGTATCATCCATAACAATGAaatgtagttcttgttaggctCCTCTTCCAATTCCTACATTCATAACAAACGCATTATAGTAAATgaaaattttgtgaaaaatgaaGTAAAACACCTTAAATTGAGTGAAATATAGCTTAGATATAAAGGTCCGGTCCGACACAAGGGCACATGGACTTGGGCCGTGCCTAGATTGTTGAAAATTTCGACATGTCCCGACATTAAACCAAACAAATAATCTTAGTGTGGGCCAGACACGTTCAGACCCAAAGAGCATGACCTCAACACGAATCATTGTCCATCCCAACCTATAACTATCTTTACATATTCATGATTTATCTTAACGAATGCATTTGGCCTTTAAAAATAATGATACTAAATGAAGaagaaagataaaaaaaaaaatgtacctTTCCTCGGTAGAAAGAATCGTAGTAGAGACTAGGTCCAAAATGTTTAAACAAGAGAGTCTTGTTATCATAAGGGAGTCGAGGAACCATATCGTTACAATATACATACCTACAATATTTGACATTGTAGGCCTTCAATTTGGTCTTCATGAACTCTCCAAATTCGTCGTCTCCTACCCTCGGTTGTCCGAACGTGTAGACGCCCTCCAATCGATCGAGCAATTCTTTCTCTTCATGTAAAATTAGCACGCTCGCGAATAAAATTGCTAATGCTCCTCCCAAACTATGCCCTGTTAATACAAACTTTGCATTTTTGTTCTCTTTAAGGACTTTTCTAATTGTGTAATACGCAAATTGTTGTTTATCGTGACCTATTTTGATGTCTTTAGGCCATCCGACGTcgtttttgttttgttggagGCCTAATGCCTTCATAAATCCACCGTGAACTCTTCCTACTTTTGGCAGCCCAAACCAAGAGATGTCAATGTCTGCACGCCAGTCGTCTGTGTCAAAGGGTTTTGTACCTGTAAATGCCACCACTATTGTGTCGTTCTTTTCGCTTTTGTTGCGCGCTATGAATGCATCTGTCGAGTTATTCGCTTGAAAATCTACAAAAACAAATGACAAATTGAGTTGAAAGTAAATGCAAATAACACATGTAATTATGTATGTAATACTATATCCGTTTAATAATGTTCTTTATAATTAgtattttgcacaaatattaagacagaAAAAAGTGTAAAAAGGTGGATgaatgtaataaaatatggataaaaagTGAGAGAATGTAAAAAGGTGGATtagtttaagaaaaaaaataaagaaagtgagtgaaaactgatacgaagtatatatgttATGGGGGTGAGATAAGTAAGATAGTAaaatttcatgtccaaaaatagtactccctccattcctaaatgatgtatccatttggaaaaGGGTggtgtttttaagaaaattggaatcttaatttgtattggtataagtgtaatgattgagtgtaagaaaaatgattgtatgtaagagattataataaaaaagaagagagaaaataataaagaaataaggtaagagagaggagtgataatgatgggtgataaaggaggtgagagagtgggtatatggggaagggaaaataattaaataataggggTGAGGAAATTTAGGTGgggaatctttaggtattttggtaattagatagaaatgtaagggtattttaggagaaaatgtatgtccaaaaatagaaacagatataacaaaaagaaacgcttaaaatggaaacggatatAACAAAAAGAAATAGAGGGAGTACTTTATAGCACAATGTAAATAAATTATAAACCGGATTAAAAtagaaagtgtaaagatcattttgaaatggaGGCACTATGTGATTAAACCACATTGATTGAGAATGAAAGACGTGTTAATCTGTTAAATACGAAGGGTAACGCTTACCATTTCGAAAGTTGTAGGATCCTAACAACTCCATCTGTTTAAATATTGGACGAAAAAAGATGTCAATTGATAAAAAGTTATTGAAACATTCCGAAGGGAAACAATCAAATTCTTACAAGTACGGTACAACATATGAAGGATTTTATtatccaattaaaaaaaatcaggtGAAAAGAACTTAGTACCTTCCAATGGTCTTGAACAATGGTTTGAATGAAGGCTGAATTTTCATAGGATAACTTAGCAGCCATCCAAGAGAGGGAAGCCTCATAATTGAGATGGCCCGGTTGAATAGTTGGGTCCAAGTCAACTCTCCTATCAAGAAGTGCAAACATTGATCTATATGTCTCGCTTGACACATTTGGCATTACCACTTTTCCTGTTTCATTTCATTTAACTCTTCAGTAACCATATGAAACAATCATCAACACGTGATATTTTTGtatagtttaaaataaatcaggTAATGATATATGCGATCAGTTATTATTTTACAAATAAGCATTTTATGTATCATTTTCGTAATGTATTTTCTAATTTAGAATTAAGTTAAAAATGTATGATAAAATCACGTGTTAATCCCTGTAATAAGATTTTAGTGTCAACCTCTTATATGTAGCATTTAAGCCTCCATATATCATTTTTCTATTAAAGCATTAGTAGTATTAGAAAATGCGTATGAAAGctataaaaatacaaacttATTCAAATATACCAATAATACCTCATATACTTAAATTTCTTAACATTTTTG
This Spinacia oleracea cultivar Varoflay chromosome 6, BTI_SOV_V1, whole genome shotgun sequence DNA region includes the following protein-coding sequences:
- the LOC110800442 gene encoding triacylglycerol lipase OBL1, with protein sequence MSYYISQHSLICKDYLELKPEEATFYDLLRFLFCNEKRNTVVCPTEFEDELRRFNYRWLVFTSALMLKLFRYIKTPVAYIGYLVEAWMNLITNNGGLIKLSFNFIKGKVVMPNVSSETYRSMFALLDRRVDLDPTIQPGHLNYEASLSWMAAKLSYENSAFIQTIVQDHWKMELLGSYNFRNDFQANNSTDAFIARNKSEKNDTIVVAFTGTKPFDTDDWRADIDISWFGLPKVGRVHGGFMKALGLQQNKNDVGWPKDIKIGHDKQQFAYYTIRKVLKENKNAKFVLTGHSLGGALAILFASVLILHEEKELLDRLEGVYTFGQPRVGDDEFGEFMKTKLKAYNVKYCRYVYCNDMVPRLPYDNKTLLFKHFGPSLYYDSFYRGKELEEEPNKNYISLLWMIPKHMNASWELVRAFIYPHMRWGPDYKESWCEVIYRVIGLVLPGLVAHGPQDYTNLTRLGRMSLPLHDHVKKK